From the Thermococcus sp. 18S1 genome, one window contains:
- a CDS encoding SDR family oxidoreductase, with protein sequence MPVGIDLNGLGVIVTASSRGIGFNVARELLKRNARVVISSRSEENLKKALDELSEYGEVYGVIADVGEKEDLENLVSGAWNALDGVDALVWNAPNVSCEPCLVHEAGYSDWLEAARLHSVAPGYLTTLLVRRWVGEGRKGVLVYLNSVSIKEPMPPLVLADVTRAGLLQLAKSVSRTYGKRGIRAHSVLLGSFDTPGARENLKAVAEARGEPFEETWEREVLGRTPLHRTGRWEELGSLMAFLLSEEAEYMLGSTVVIDGAMTRGIDI encoded by the coding sequence ATGCCGGTGGGGATAGACCTGAACGGCCTCGGCGTCATCGTCACTGCATCATCGCGCGGCATAGGGTTCAACGTTGCGAGGGAGCTGCTGAAGAGGAACGCGAGGGTTGTTATAAGCTCGCGAAGCGAGGAAAACCTGAAGAAAGCCCTGGATGAGCTCTCGGAATACGGGGAGGTCTACGGTGTAATCGCCGACGTTGGGGAGAAAGAGGATCTGGAAAACCTTGTGTCAGGGGCATGGAATGCTCTGGACGGTGTTGACGCCCTTGTCTGGAACGCCCCCAACGTCTCCTGCGAGCCGTGCCTGGTTCACGAGGCCGGCTACTCGGACTGGCTCGAGGCGGCGAGGCTTCACTCGGTAGCTCCGGGCTATCTGACGACGCTCCTCGTAAGGCGGTGGGTCGGGGAGGGCAGGAAGGGCGTCCTCGTTTACCTCAACTCGGTCTCGATAAAGGAGCCAATGCCGCCGCTGGTTCTGGCAGACGTTACGAGGGCTGGCCTCCTTCAGCTGGCGAAGAGCGTTTCGAGAACCTACGGGAAGAGGGGAATAAGGGCCCACAGCGTTCTGCTCGGCAGCTTTGATACACCCGGCGCGAGGGAGAACCTTAAGGCAGTTGCCGAGGCGAGGGGAGAACCCTTCGAGGAGACCTGGGAACGGGAGGTGCTCGGAAGAACGCCCCTCCACAGAACCGGCAGGTGGGAGGAACTCGGCTCGCTCATGGCCTTCCTCCTGAGCGAGGAAGCGGAGTACATGCTCGGCTCGACGGTTGTCATAGACGGCGCGATGACGAGGGGGATAGACATTTAA
- a CDS encoding isochorismatase family protein: protein MKEDYFTAEFIAEMRKRYFRPRKWEKVRPFRKTAVLAIDLQRYFLTPESRAFLPSAPRFVPRLLEFYGEVEKLGVPIIFTRHFHRNDIMTRWWGGDMPKDDPLNGLLDEFQPFAGTVVEKRTYNAFYGTELEGILRKLGVETVIITGVMTHLCCETTAREAFVRGFNVVFPVDGTLTQNRFFHEAALRNLSHGFAVTPLLSEVLEWLSSE, encoded by the coding sequence ATGAAGGAGGACTACTTCACCGCGGAATTCATAGCCGAGATGAGGAAGAGGTATTTCAGGCCGAGGAAGTGGGAAAAGGTTAGGCCGTTCCGGAAGACGGCGGTTCTGGCGATAGACCTTCAGAGGTACTTCCTCACGCCCGAGAGCAGGGCGTTCCTGCCTTCGGCGCCCCGCTTCGTTCCACGGCTCCTGGAGTTTTACGGAGAGGTTGAAAAGCTTGGTGTCCCGATAATATTCACCCGCCACTTCCACCGAAACGACATAATGACCCGGTGGTGGGGTGGCGATATGCCAAAGGACGACCCGTTGAACGGGCTTCTCGACGAGTTCCAGCCCTTCGCGGGAACGGTGGTCGAGAAGAGGACCTACAATGCCTTCTACGGAACCGAACTTGAGGGGATTCTGAGAAAGCTCGGCGTTGAGACCGTAATCATCACCGGCGTCATGACGCACCTCTGCTGTGAGACGACGGCAAGGGAAGCCTTCGTGAGGGGCTTCAACGTGGTCTTCCCGGTCGATGGAACGCTGACCCAGAACAGGTTTTTCCACGAGGCAGCCCTTAGAAACCTCTCCCACGGCTTCGCGGTCACGCCGCTTCTCTCGGAGGTGTTGGAATGGCTCTCGTCGGAATAA
- a CDS encoding NAD(P)/FAD-dependent oxidoreductase, whose protein sequence is MALVGIIGAGIGGIATAVQLARYGIESVIFERDRIGGLIRNAYSVENTMFFPDGIKGERVVAILQEYVRRYNLKIVYEEVRAVRKADGEFEVETAGGTHRFRYLVVATGTRPRKLPFEGVIYHVAEVPRRHYGRVLIIGGGDVAFDYALTMSEVSDEVIILMRSEPKALPYLQELVKRRSNIRTLMGQVREIKPINGRGKLLAETSAGDFEVDLVLGAIGRVPNIELVEGIEDDNLFLVGDVKNGIYRQTALAIADGIKTAMTIWRRERYGDTE, encoded by the coding sequence ATGGCTCTCGTCGGAATAATCGGGGCTGGAATCGGGGGAATAGCGACCGCCGTCCAGCTGGCGCGCTACGGGATAGAGAGCGTGATTTTCGAGCGTGACCGGATAGGCGGACTCATAAGGAACGCCTACTCCGTTGAGAACACGATGTTCTTCCCCGACGGAATCAAGGGCGAGAGGGTCGTCGCAATCCTCCAGGAGTACGTGAGGAGGTACAACCTGAAAATCGTCTATGAAGAAGTCAGGGCCGTGAGAAAGGCCGATGGGGAATTTGAAGTCGAAACCGCGGGTGGAACTCACCGCTTCAGGTACCTCGTGGTGGCAACGGGGACGAGGCCGAGGAAGCTCCCCTTCGAGGGGGTAATCTACCACGTCGCTGAAGTTCCGAGGAGGCACTATGGGCGAGTTCTCATCATCGGCGGCGGCGATGTGGCCTTCGACTACGCCCTGACCATGAGCGAGGTTAGCGATGAAGTGATAATCCTCATGAGGAGCGAGCCGAAGGCCCTGCCCTACCTCCAGGAACTCGTGAAGAGGCGTTCAAACATCAGGACACTGATGGGACAGGTTCGGGAAATAAAGCCTATAAACGGGAGGGGAAAGCTTTTAGCCGAAACCAGCGCTGGCGACTTTGAGGTCGACCTGGTGCTCGGTGCCATCGGCAGGGTGCCGAACATCGAACTGGTGGAGGGCATCGAGGACGATAACCTTTTCCTGGTCGGGGACGTTAAGAACGGGATTTACCGGCAAACGGCCCTGGCGATAGCTGATGGAATCAAAACGGCGATGACGATATGGAGGAGGGAGAGGTATGGAGATACTGAGTGA
- a CDS encoding radical SAM protein — translation MEILSEVGDPKVAVVYIGRTSRGNIVEFVESIPTYNPQEKWVLIVSSLNGCPVGCKMCDAGFFYKGRLSVDELMDQIEYPVQKRWNGKPKTRKFKVQFARMGEPSFNMAVIEAMRILGERYDNFHPSLSTIAPIGTDKFFEALLELKKEMFQTNFQLQFSIHSTNPEQRDEIIPVRKWDLERIAEYGKAFYDEGGKKITLNFALARENEADASVIAEYFPKEYFLIKITPLNPTVSVLKNNLTNDVDLETGLPMKHRKFVDDLRRLGYDVIISVGDTRENLIGSNCGQYILRFLKERPELREAYTFAREFEFRVS, via the coding sequence ATGGAGATACTGAGTGAGGTTGGTGACCCGAAGGTTGCGGTCGTTTACATTGGGAGGACCTCGAGGGGCAACATAGTGGAGTTCGTCGAATCAATCCCGACCTACAATCCGCAAGAAAAGTGGGTGCTCATCGTCTCATCGCTCAACGGCTGTCCGGTCGGCTGTAAGATGTGCGACGCCGGCTTCTTCTACAAGGGACGGCTGAGCGTGGACGAGCTGATGGACCAGATAGAGTATCCGGTTCAGAAGCGCTGGAACGGGAAGCCGAAAACCAGGAAGTTCAAGGTGCAGTTCGCGAGAATGGGCGAGCCGAGCTTCAACATGGCCGTCATCGAGGCGATGCGCATTTTGGGCGAGCGCTACGACAACTTCCACCCGTCGCTCTCGACGATAGCCCCGATTGGGACAGACAAGTTCTTCGAGGCACTGCTGGAGCTGAAGAAGGAGATGTTCCAGACCAACTTCCAGCTCCAGTTCTCGATACACTCCACGAACCCGGAGCAGAGGGACGAGATAATCCCGGTCAGAAAGTGGGACCTTGAGAGAATAGCCGAGTACGGGAAGGCCTTCTACGACGAGGGCGGCAAGAAGATTACGCTCAACTTCGCCCTGGCGAGGGAGAACGAGGCCGATGCAAGCGTCATAGCCGAGTACTTCCCGAAGGAGTACTTCCTCATCAAGATAACGCCGCTCAACCCGACGGTGAGCGTGCTAAAGAACAACCTCACCAACGACGTGGACCTTGAGACCGGCCTTCCGATGAAGCACAGGAAGTTCGTGGACGACCTCAGGAGGCTCGGCTACGACGTCATTATCTCAGTCGGAGACACGAGGGAGAACCTCATAGGCTCGAACTGCGGCCAGTACATCCTCAGGTTCCTGAAGGAGAGGCCGGAGCTTAGAGAGGCCTACACCTTCGCGAGGGAGTTTGAGTTTAGGGTGAGCTGA
- a CDS encoding amidohydrolase, with amino-acid sequence MKAVKATLLYDGLGNVLKDVYVVFDKDIVDVTKDKPEGAEIIAEGVVTPAFIDGHSHIGMDRYGEPYQEGEANEQMDAVLPLVDALYSIYMDDKAFRHSIEFGVLYSSVLPGSGNIIGGKAVFIKNYGRDIEDAFIQYAGVKAAFGYNPRSTKEWKGTRPSTRMGAIGILLNWLIKTQKTIALLEKGKKEPEEVEPTVEALIPVLKGEIPLRVHVHKEDDIAALLMIKRKFGLKITIEHAGDVHSRETFEKIKAEGVPVIYGPFDSHPYKVELKHEDWKNAKYLLEVKPLFGLMSDHPVTLQANLYLQLRHFIRLGMSKAEAIKVITHNNAKILGVDDRLGSIEKGKWASLVVWNGDPFGMENYPTHVFAEGELIHEVDW; translated from the coding sequence ATGAAAGCTGTAAAGGCAACCCTTCTCTACGACGGTCTGGGGAACGTTCTGAAGGACGTCTACGTCGTTTTTGATAAGGACATCGTGGACGTAACGAAGGATAAGCCAGAGGGAGCGGAGATAATAGCTGAAGGTGTTGTGACCCCTGCCTTCATAGACGGCCACAGCCACATAGGAATGGACAGGTATGGAGAACCCTACCAGGAGGGCGAGGCCAACGAGCAGATGGACGCGGTTCTGCCGCTCGTCGATGCCCTCTACTCCATCTACATGGATGACAAGGCCTTCAGGCACTCCATCGAGTTTGGAGTGCTCTACTCCTCCGTCCTGCCGGGGAGCGGAAACATCATCGGTGGAAAGGCCGTCTTCATCAAGAACTACGGGCGCGACATAGAGGATGCATTCATCCAGTACGCAGGCGTTAAGGCGGCCTTCGGCTACAACCCGCGCTCAACGAAGGAGTGGAAGGGAACGAGGCCGAGCACGAGGATGGGCGCGATAGGGATTCTCCTCAACTGGCTAATTAAGACGCAGAAGACGATAGCCCTGCTGGAGAAGGGCAAGAAGGAGCCGGAGGAGGTCGAGCCTACCGTTGAAGCCCTCATTCCGGTTCTCAAGGGCGAGATCCCGCTCCGCGTCCACGTCCACAAGGAGGACGACATCGCGGCGCTCCTCATGATAAAGCGGAAGTTCGGACTCAAGATAACCATCGAGCACGCTGGCGACGTCCACAGCAGGGAGACTTTCGAGAAGATTAAGGCCGAGGGCGTTCCTGTAATCTACGGCCCCTTCGACAGCCACCCCTACAAGGTCGAACTAAAGCACGAGGACTGGAAGAACGCTAAGTATTTACTTGAGGTCAAGCCCCTCTTCGGACTCATGAGCGACCACCCGGTCACGCTCCAGGCGAACCTCTATCTCCAGCTCAGGCACTTCATAAGGCTCGGCATGAGCAAGGCGGAAGCGATAAAGGTTATCACCCACAACAACGCGAAGATACTCGGCGTTGACGACAGACTCGGGAGCATAGAGAAGGGCAAGTGGGCTTCTCTGGTAGTCTGGAACGGAGACCCCTTCGGCATGGAGAACTACCCGACGCACGTCTTCGCGGAGGGCGAGCTTATTCACGAGGTGGACTGGTGA
- a CDS encoding M48 family metalloprotease has translation MKIWLFLRTTLMIALLTGLLMAMGYLLGGARWMTYMFWFAVGMSFLSFWYSDQLVVKMMKARIVSRDEAPELYEIVEKLSKKAGLPMPKIAIIDDPTPNAFATGRNAKHALVTVTTGILELLDRDELEGVLGHELTHVKNHDILVGTIAGALAGAVVYIAYVTKYLAFFKAIFGDLSLDRFIYAILIAITAPIAAIIIRSAISRRREFAADEGGARLSGKPWALASALLKLDDAVKKLQKEAEAKKKKPLGNPGLAHLFIVDHFEGDRVSQLFATHPPTKERIAHLREIAKDMGVEFPY, from the coding sequence GTGAAAATTTGGTTGTTCCTGAGAACCACTCTGATGATAGCCCTTCTAACCGGCCTCCTGATGGCCATGGGCTACCTCCTCGGCGGCGCCAGGTGGATGACCTACATGTTCTGGTTCGCCGTCGGAATGAGCTTCCTCTCCTTCTGGTACAGTGACCAGCTCGTTGTCAAGATGATGAAGGCCAGGATAGTGAGCAGAGACGAGGCGCCGGAGCTTTACGAGATAGTCGAGAAGCTCAGCAAGAAGGCAGGACTTCCAATGCCGAAGATAGCGATAATCGACGACCCGACCCCGAACGCATTCGCCACCGGCAGGAACGCCAAGCACGCCCTCGTCACGGTCACGACGGGTATTCTCGAACTCCTGGACAGGGACGAGCTTGAGGGTGTCCTGGGTCACGAGCTCACCCACGTGAAGAACCACGACATACTGGTCGGCACGATAGCTGGCGCTTTGGCCGGAGCGGTGGTTTACATAGCCTACGTAACCAAGTACCTGGCCTTCTTCAAGGCCATCTTCGGCGACCTCAGCCTCGACCGCTTCATCTACGCCATCCTCATCGCCATAACAGCCCCTATAGCGGCCATAATAATCCGCTCGGCTATAAGCAGACGGAGGGAGTTCGCGGCCGATGAGGGCGGCGCCAGACTCAGCGGAAAACCCTGGGCCCTCGCGAGTGCACTGCTCAAGCTCGATGATGCGGTTAAAAAGCTTCAGAAAGAGGCAGAGGCAAAGAAGAAAAAGCCCCTCGGCAACCCTGGGCTGGCGCACCTCTTCATCGTGGACCATTTTGAAGGTGACAGGGTTTCCCAGCTCTTCGCCACCCACCCGCCGACCAAGGAGCGCATAGCCCACCTTCGCGAAATAGCGAAGGACATGGGTGTTGAGTTCCCCTACTGA
- a CDS encoding zinc metalloprotease HtpX, whose translation MGLGLWFRTGLLMAVLTGLLMAIGYAFGGPSAAFMMFLFSMVFNFVSYWYSDRIVLSWYRARIVDESEAPELHAIVRKLAENAGLPMPRVAIIPSETPNAFATGRDPKHAVVAVTTGLLRILDRDELEGVIGHELTHIKNRDMLIGTFAAALAGAIVQLAYWARWIAIFGGFGRDEDDAGNVLTAILIAVLAPIAAMLIQAAVSRSREFLADEGGAKISGKPWALASALMKIERAVSYRPMRDGNPATAHMFIVNPFKGTSLASLFSTHPPTEARIERLRKISEEMGYAPTF comes from the coding sequence ATGGGGCTTGGTCTGTGGTTCAGGACTGGTCTGCTGATGGCCGTGCTGACGGGATTACTGATGGCCATCGGCTACGCTTTTGGGGGCCCCAGTGCGGCTTTCATGATGTTCCTGTTTTCCATGGTCTTCAACTTCGTATCTTACTGGTACAGCGATAGAATCGTTCTGAGCTGGTACCGCGCGAGGATAGTTGACGAGTCTGAGGCCCCTGAGCTCCACGCGATAGTCAGAAAGCTCGCCGAGAACGCGGGCCTGCCGATGCCGAGGGTTGCCATAATCCCCAGCGAGACGCCCAACGCGTTCGCCACTGGGAGGGACCCGAAGCACGCGGTCGTCGCCGTGACCACTGGCCTGCTCAGAATCCTCGACAGGGACGAGCTTGAGGGGGTAATCGGCCACGAGCTTACCCATATAAAGAATAGGGACATGCTCATCGGAACCTTTGCGGCAGCACTCGCCGGTGCCATCGTCCAGCTTGCCTACTGGGCCCGGTGGATAGCGATCTTCGGCGGCTTCGGCAGGGATGAGGACGACGCCGGCAACGTCCTGACCGCGATACTCATAGCCGTCCTCGCCCCGATAGCGGCGATGCTGATACAGGCCGCCGTGAGCCGCTCGAGGGAGTTTTTGGCGGATGAAGGCGGTGCGAAGATAAGCGGCAAGCCCTGGGCACTCGCGAGCGCTCTGATGAAGATAGAACGCGCCGTCAGCTACCGGCCGATGAGGGACGGAAACCCCGCAACGGCTCACATGTTCATAGTGAACCCGTTCAAGGGAACCAGCCTGGCGAGCCTGTTCTCGACTCATCCTCCCACTGAGGCTAGGATCGAGAGGCTCAGGAAGATTTCGGAAGAGATGGGCTACGCCCCCACCTTCTGA
- the thsB gene encoding thermosome subunit beta, producing the protein MAQLSGQPVVILPEGTQRYVGRDAQRLNILAARIIAETVRTTLGPKGMDKMLVDSLGDVVVTNDGATILDRIDLQHPAAKMMVEVAKTQDKEAGDGTTTAVVIAGELLRKAEELLDQNIHPSIIVKGYTMAAEKAQEILEDIAIEVTPDDEETLMRIAMTSITGKNAESHKELFARLAVDAVRQVAEKKDGKFTVDIDNIKIEKKAGESVEESELVRGVVIDKERVHPRMPKRVEGAKIALINEALEVKKTETDAKINITSPDQLMSFLEQEEKMLKEMVDQIAATGANVLFVQKGIDDLAQHYLAKYGILAVRRVKKSDMEKLAKATGAKVVTNVKDLTAEDLGHADLVEERKIAGESMIFVEGCKNPKAVTILIRGGTEHVIDEVERALEDAIKVVKDVMEDGYILPAGGAPEIELAIRLDEYAKAVGGKEALAIENFAEALKIIPKTLAENAGLDTVEMLVKVISEHKNKGRAIGIDVFEGEPADMLAKGIIEPLRVKKQAIKSASEAAIMILRIDDVIAAKVSKPEGGQGGGMPGMGGMGGMDMGM; encoded by the coding sequence ATGGCACAGCTTAGTGGACAGCCGGTTGTTATTCTGCCTGAGGGAACTCAGAGGTACGTTGGTAGGGATGCTCAGAGGCTCAACATTCTCGCCGCGAGGATCATAGCTGAGACCGTTAGGACCACCCTCGGTCCGAAGGGTATGGACAAGATGCTCGTCGACAGCCTTGGTGATGTCGTTGTCACCAACGATGGAGCTACTATTCTCGACAGGATAGACCTCCAGCACCCGGCTGCGAAGATGATGGTTGAGGTTGCGAAGACCCAGGACAAGGAGGCTGGTGATGGAACCACCACTGCCGTTGTTATTGCCGGTGAGCTTCTCAGGAAGGCTGAGGAGCTCCTTGACCAGAACATTCACCCGAGCATCATCGTTAAGGGCTACACCATGGCGGCTGAGAAGGCCCAGGAGATACTCGAGGACATCGCCATAGAGGTCACCCCGGACGACGAGGAGACCCTCATGAGGATAGCCATGACCTCTATCACCGGCAAGAACGCCGAGAGCCACAAGGAGCTCTTCGCCAGGCTCGCCGTTGACGCCGTCAGGCAGGTCGCCGAGAAGAAGGACGGAAAGTTCACCGTGGACATCGACAACATCAAGATCGAGAAGAAGGCCGGCGAGAGCGTTGAGGAGAGCGAGCTCGTTCGCGGCGTCGTCATCGACAAGGAGCGCGTCCACCCCAGGATGCCGAAGAGGGTTGAGGGTGCCAAGATCGCCCTCATCAACGAGGCCCTCGAGGTCAAGAAGACCGAGACCGATGCCAAGATAAACATCACCAGCCCGGACCAGCTCATGAGCTTCCTTGAGCAGGAGGAGAAGATGCTCAAGGAGATGGTCGACCAGATCGCCGCCACCGGCGCGAACGTTCTCTTCGTCCAGAAGGGTATTGATGACCTCGCCCAGCACTACCTGGCCAAGTACGGCATCCTCGCCGTCAGGCGCGTCAAGAAGAGCGACATGGAGAAGCTCGCGAAAGCTACCGGAGCTAAGGTCGTTACCAATGTTAAGGACCTCACCGCCGAGGACCTCGGCCACGCCGACCTCGTCGAGGAGCGCAAGATCGCCGGCGAGAGCATGATCTTCGTCGAGGGCTGCAAGAACCCGAAGGCGGTCACCATACTCATCCGCGGTGGCACCGAGCACGTCATCGACGAGGTTGAGCGCGCCCTTGAGGACGCCATCAAGGTCGTCAAGGATGTCATGGAGGACGGCTACATCCTCCCGGCCGGCGGTGCCCCGGAGATCGAGCTCGCCATCAGGCTCGACGAGTACGCCAAGGCCGTCGGCGGTAAGGAGGCCCTTGCCATCGAGAACTTCGCCGAGGCCCTTAAGATAATCCCGAAGACCCTCGCTGAGAACGCCGGTCTCGACACCGTTGAGATGCTCGTCAAGGTCATCAGCGAGCACAAGAACAAGGGCAGGGCCATAGGCATCGACGTCTTCGAGGGCGAGCCGGCCGACATGCTCGCCAAGGGCATCATCGAGCCGCTCCGCGTCAAGAAGCAGGCCATCAAGAGCGCCAGCGAGGCTGCCATAATGATCCTCAGAATCGACGACGTCATCGCTGCCAAGGTCAGCAAGCCCGAGGGCGGCCAGGGCGGCGGAATGCCCGGTATGGGCGGAATGGGCGGTATGGACATGGGCATGTGA
- a CDS encoding Kae1-associated kinase Bud32 has product MRMIKQGAEAKIYISGFGEYFGAELLPGETVIIKHRVPKRYRIKEIDERLRKERTVREARVLHRAKEFGVNCPYVYEVDTRDMKIAMEFIDGERLKELLERLPMEERLPLCREIGRQIGRLHEAGVVHGDLTTSNMIFRDGKVYLIDFGLADFDPTLEAQGVDLHLLKRAMESTHYTWFEKGFEAVLEGYAEVRGEEKAEEIRAKIEEIESRGRYRERSWVG; this is encoded by the coding sequence GTGAGGATGATAAAGCAGGGCGCGGAGGCCAAGATATACATCTCAGGATTCGGCGAGTATTTCGGGGCGGAACTCCTTCCCGGTGAAACGGTGATCATCAAGCACAGGGTTCCAAAGCGCTACCGGATAAAGGAGATAGACGAACGGCTGAGAAAGGAGAGGACGGTTAGAGAAGCGAGGGTTCTCCACAGGGCGAAGGAGTTCGGTGTGAACTGCCCCTACGTCTATGAGGTTGATACAAGGGACATGAAGATAGCCATGGAGTTCATCGATGGTGAGAGACTGAAGGAGCTTCTGGAGAGACTGCCGATGGAAGAGCGGCTCCCCCTCTGCCGCGAGATTGGGAGGCAGATTGGAAGGCTCCACGAGGCGGGGGTAGTGCACGGTGACCTGACCACCAGCAACATGATATTCAGAGATGGAAAGGTTTACCTGATAGACTTTGGTTTAGCCGACTTCGACCCCACCCTGGAGGCCCAGGGCGTCGATCTGCACCTACTCAAGCGCGCCATGGAGAGTACGCACTACACCTGGTTCGAGAAAGGGTTTGAGGCGGTTTTAGAAGGCTACGCCGAGGTCAGGGGCGAGGAGAAGGCGGAGGAAATCAGGGCAAAGATAGAAGAAATCGAGAGCAGGGGAAGGTACAGGGAGCGGAGCTGGGTGGGATAG
- a CDS encoding endonuclease MutS2 yields MTLKLNPEAKAIYRAIREEIKRRLVLPGSSAFLDRFEPTSNGEEILRRQDYFRENLPKILPELREQIAKVKPIKFRRDYLHDRILIVDEGELERAQSLGLCEVSTGLEDTEGYSLVLSTVGYGIDVELTPSQIAPELYIMPLWENRETLEALAKIGELTGEGSVASEILRGLNELGEVMEKRKLLDGLEELVVEKEHELNEEIAEKLEKFSLTLSGKELLDFLGELKAGNYEAIFRHFGEVEGEILDLINEAENELSEKLGITVELFSREELYPVTVPPERVEMLREELEKELKVELYLRSREVLERIMPLLPKLKEELGRVHELDFLLAVRDFTEGFSFPELWKGGIAFVNGRHLFIENPQPVSYTVGKRPDGFPVPGAEDIHDEGVVILTGANSGGKTSLLELMTQITVLAHMGFPVPAEKAWVEPLDELFFFRRKRSAYGAGAFETALRSFVRALRGEGRKLILIDEFEAITEPGAAVKIIGELLKIAHEKGFYVVIVSHLGEDLRNELPFARVDGIEAKGLDEKLNLIVDRQPVFGKLGRSTPELIVESLARKKRGKEREIFERVLRAFREE; encoded by the coding sequence ATGACGCTCAAGCTGAACCCCGAGGCTAAAGCGATATACCGCGCAATCAGAGAGGAGATAAAGAGGCGGTTAGTCCTCCCTGGGAGTTCGGCCTTTCTAGATAGGTTTGAACCCACCTCCAACGGGGAGGAGATTCTCCGCAGGCAGGACTATTTCCGGGAAAACCTCCCCAAAATCCTGCCCGAGCTGAGGGAGCAGATAGCCAAAGTCAAGCCGATAAAGTTCCGCCGCGACTACCTTCACGACAGGATTCTCATAGTTGACGAAGGCGAGCTCGAAAGGGCTCAGAGCCTGGGGCTCTGCGAGGTCTCGACGGGTTTGGAGGACACGGAGGGATATTCCCTGGTGCTCAGCACCGTCGGCTACGGGATTGACGTCGAGCTAACGCCGTCCCAGATAGCCCCGGAGCTCTATATCATGCCCCTGTGGGAGAATCGGGAAACGCTTGAGGCTCTAGCCAAAATCGGCGAGCTAACCGGAGAGGGCAGCGTCGCCTCGGAGATACTCCGTGGGCTGAACGAACTTGGGGAGGTTATGGAAAAGCGGAAGCTCCTCGACGGCCTTGAGGAGCTGGTTGTGGAGAAAGAGCACGAACTTAACGAGGAAATAGCCGAGAAACTTGAGAAGTTCAGCCTGACGCTGAGCGGGAAGGAATTGTTAGACTTCCTCGGAGAGCTCAAGGCCGGGAACTACGAGGCCATATTCAGGCACTTCGGCGAGGTCGAGGGCGAGATTCTGGATTTAATAAACGAGGCCGAGAACGAGCTGAGCGAAAAGCTTGGCATCACCGTCGAGCTCTTCTCCCGGGAGGAGCTGTACCCGGTGACCGTTCCCCCCGAGAGGGTAGAGATGCTCCGCGAGGAGCTCGAAAAGGAGCTCAAGGTCGAGCTGTACCTCCGGAGCAGGGAAGTGCTTGAGAGAATCATGCCCCTTCTCCCCAAGCTCAAGGAGGAACTCGGCCGCGTCCACGAGCTTGACTTCCTGCTGGCCGTGAGGGACTTCACCGAGGGCTTTTCCTTCCCCGAGCTCTGGAAGGGCGGAATAGCGTTCGTCAACGGGCGGCATCTCTTCATAGAAAACCCCCAGCCGGTCAGCTATACCGTCGGGAAAAGGCCCGATGGGTTCCCAGTCCCAGGAGCCGAAGATATACACGACGAGGGGGTGGTCATCCTCACCGGTGCCAACAGCGGTGGAAAGACCAGCCTCTTGGAACTGATGACACAGATAACCGTCCTCGCTCACATGGGATTCCCTGTTCCGGCTGAGAAAGCCTGGGTCGAGCCCCTCGACGAGCTGTTCTTCTTCAGGAGGAAGAGGAGCGCCTACGGTGCCGGTGCCTTTGAGACGGCCCTGCGCTCCTTTGTTAGAGCCCTTCGCGGAGAGGGCAGAAAGCTCATCCTTATAGACGAGTTCGAGGCCATAACCGAGCCCGGCGCGGCTGTCAAGATAATCGGTGAACTTTTGAAGATAGCCCACGAGAAGGGCTTCTACGTTGTCATAGTGTCGCACCTGGGGGAGGACCTCAGGAATGAGCTTCCCTTTGCGAGGGTCGATGGAATAGAGGCCAAAGGCCTGGACGAGAAGCTCAATCTCATCGTTGACAGGCAGCCGGTCTTTGGGAAACTCGGCAGGAGCACGCCGGAGCTGATAGTTGAGAGCCTTGCAAGAAAGAAGCGCGGAAAGGAGCGTGAGATTTTCGAGAGGGTTCTGAGGGCTTTCAGGGAAGAGTAG
- the moaC gene encoding cyclic pyranopterin monophosphate synthase MoaC has product MGELTHVDEKGVKMVEVGHKTEVFRKATARGRIKLKPETIELIKSGKTKKGNVIATAQIAGILAVKKTPELIPLCHPIPLTGVDISFEFGDDYIEATCEVRATYKTGVEMEALTGVTVALLTIWDMVKAVEKDESGQYPFTRIEGIHVVEKVKGEQTHPLQ; this is encoded by the coding sequence ATGGGTGAGCTGACGCACGTTGATGAAAAGGGTGTTAAGATGGTGGAGGTTGGCCATAAGACGGAAGTTTTTAGGAAGGCCACCGCCAGGGGCAGGATAAAGCTGAAGCCCGAAACCATCGAGCTGATAAAATCCGGGAAGACGAAAAAGGGCAACGTTATAGCCACGGCCCAGATAGCTGGAATCCTGGCCGTCAAGAAAACGCCCGAACTGATTCCGCTCTGCCACCCGATACCCCTCACTGGGGTGGATATATCCTTCGAGTTCGGCGATGACTACATAGAGGCGACCTGCGAGGTTCGCGCCACATACAAGACGGGAGTTGAAATGGAGGCCCTAACAGGCGTCACAGTCGCCCTGCTGACAATATGGGACATGGTCAAGGCCGTTGAGAAGGACGAGAGCGGCCAGTACCCGTTCACGAGGATCGAGGGCATTCACGTGGTAGAGAAGGTGAAAGGAGAGCAGACTCATCCTTTGCAGTAG